A stretch of the Veillonella parvula DSM 2008 genome encodes the following:
- a CDS encoding M48 family metallopeptidase — MFYDKIKGMNTSTTRSITYNGDRIEYELTIKRVKNMNMRITKDGVIHVSANAYVPDYRVDKFVIENMPFIERARYKIDALNAKRVDALQYVNGESLSILGIPVTLRLVEQDGKPHIGFDGKAILTMVVPQDTTFEAKHKLMQSYWRNLGEKVFVHWAKVVYQRFHKQGIDVPMPIIKQQRMKSRWGSCTPAKQLVKMNTRLLEGPQAYIEYVMVHEFAHFKYLDHSKNFHNLVAQFLPDWKARKKSLNVYFAHRP, encoded by the coding sequence GTGTTTTATGATAAAATAAAAGGTATGAATACTTCAACAACTAGGTCTATTACCTATAATGGCGACAGAATTGAATATGAGTTAACCATCAAGCGTGTGAAGAACATGAATATGCGCATTACAAAGGATGGTGTGATCCATGTGTCGGCGAATGCGTATGTGCCGGATTATAGAGTGGACAAGTTTGTCATCGAGAATATGCCCTTTATTGAGCGGGCTCGTTACAAGATTGATGCATTGAATGCTAAGCGCGTTGATGCGTTACAGTATGTGAATGGTGAAAGCTTATCCATCCTCGGCATTCCAGTTACGTTGCGCTTAGTTGAGCAGGATGGAAAGCCTCATATCGGCTTTGACGGAAAAGCCATTCTTACCATGGTTGTACCTCAGGATACGACATTTGAAGCTAAACATAAATTAATGCAGAGTTACTGGCGTAATTTAGGGGAGAAGGTCTTTGTCCATTGGGCAAAGGTCGTGTATCAGCGCTTTCACAAGCAAGGTATTGATGTGCCTATGCCAATCATAAAACAGCAGCGAATGAAGAGTCGTTGGGGCTCTTGTACGCCTGCAAAGCAGCTCGTCAAGATGAACACCCGTTTGTTAGAGGGACCACAGGCGTATATTGAGTACGTTATGGTTCATGAGTTTGCTCATTTTAAATATTTAGACCATTCCAAGAACTTTCACAATCTCGTGGCACAGTTTTTGCCAGATTGGAAGGCTCGTAAGAAGTCCTTGAACGTGTATTTTGCTCATCGCCCTTAA
- a CDS encoding hemagglutinin repeat-containing protein produces MARQNGDTHQESYVPTKIKAAQLAQLKAKRDTNIIGSTVSGKKVEVDTGHNLHIQSLQDVDNFKEHSKSAGFSVSSKPNFKDPTGSINASVGRIDSKWKSVTEQAGIYAGEEGYNINVGNKTTLEGAVIKSDAPKAKNKLTTKSLEMKDIQNEAEYTYSNNGIGYNYYGSKKKLEEMKTNDKKGYDKIYNSIGLVPNLGVGSKGKASSTTQSAISDGILTVDGKEIDTKTINTNTENTLHQLDKIFDKKKIEERQELARLFAKNAFEEVHRLSDKYHWKEGSPEKVALHAAIGEITAQLAGNPNGSGAVAAGINQLAIKKIIDKVGREHPDQVQMLSTVLGGTLNSIIGKSYNVGATMASYGSKWNDLGEAHEGRRPVDVIVAVDSSGITGHVSIIIKYEKGGAEEGNYGRYEGDKLVDSSGVSIAAPNGFGTIYIDQKYEFKKSSDIKYYYLNLNAEAVQSAFNRNFKNAEYVLEKKVRIINFIEFLVIRMIIN; encoded by the coding sequence ATGGCTCGTCAAAATGGGGATACTCATCAAGAAAGTTATGTACCAACTAAGATTAAAGCGGCTCAATTAGCACAGCTTAAAGCAAAACGTGATACAAATATTATTGGTTCTACTGTATCTGGTAAAAAAGTTGAAGTAGATACAGGCCATAATTTACATATTCAAAGCTTACAAGATGTAGATAACTTTAAAGAACATAGTAAGTCGGCTGGGTTCTCTGTATCCTCGAAACCTAATTTCAAAGATCCAACTGGTAGTATCAATGCTAGTGTAGGTCGAATTGATAGTAAATGGAAGAGTGTAACAGAACAAGCTGGCATTTATGCTGGAGAAGAGGGCTACAACATTAATGTAGGTAATAAGACTACATTAGAGGGGGCTGTTATTAAAAGTGATGCTCCAAAAGCTAAGAATAAACTGACTACTAAATCTCTTGAGATGAAGGATATCCAAAACGAAGCTGAGTATACATATAGCAACAATGGTATTGGTTACAATTATTATGGTAGTAAAAAGAAGCTCGAAGAGATGAAGACCAATGATAAAAAAGGCTATGATAAAATTTATAACAGTATCGGTCTAGTTCCAAACTTAGGTGTAGGCTCTAAAGGTAAAGCAAGCTCTACTACTCAATCTGCTATCTCTGATGGTATACTAACTGTAGATGGTAAAGAAATTGATACTAAGACGATTAATACGAATACCGAAAATACATTGCATCAATTAGATAAGATTTTTGATAAAAAGAAAATTGAAGAACGACAAGAGTTAGCTAGATTATTTGCTAAAAATGCTTTTGAAGAAGTACATCGTTTAAGTGATAAATATCATTGGAAAGAAGGCAGTCCAGAGAAAGTAGCTTTGCATGCTGCAATTGGTGAGATTACTGCGCAATTGGCAGGTAATCCAAATGGTTCTGGTGCTGTAGCGGCAGGGATTAATCAATTAGCTATTAAGAAAATTATTGATAAGGTAGGAAGAGAGCATCCTGACCAAGTGCAAATGTTGAGTACTGTATTAGGGGGCACTCTTAATAGTATAATAGGAAAATCTTATAATGTTGGAGCGACAATGGCTTCGTATGGCTCGAAATGGAATGATTTAGGAGAGGCTCATGAGGGACGCCGACCAGTTGATGTAATAGTTGCAGTAGATTCTTCTGGAATAACAGGACATGTATCAATAATAATTAAGTATGAGAAAGGAGGGGCTGAAGAAGGAAATTATGGCCGTTATGAAGGTGATAAGTTAGTAGATAGTAGTGGCGTAAGTATTGCAGCACCTAATGGATTTGGAACTATATATATAGATCAAAAATATGAATTTAAAAAATCTTCAGATATAAAATACTATTACTTAAATTTAAATGCTGAAGCTGTCCAAAGTGCATTTAATAGAAACTTTAAAAATGCAGAATATGTTTTAGAAAAAAAGGTGAGAATTATCAATTTTATAGAATTCCTGGTCATCCGGATGATTATCAATTGA
- a CDS encoding two-partner secretion domain-containing protein, translated as MKIKQYTATALCAALLVTNSGLWIPLAVAQSIVPNKGAMGPNMDEARNGTPIVNINKPNAKGLSHNQYDMFNVDDKGVILNNSRRPVSTELAGYVMGNPNLRGAAAKTILNEVTGTGATAMNGALEVAGRKAHVIIANPNGIAVNNGTFINTSAATLTTGNPIITDGKISGYDVKQGTVTVSGQGLDTSRTSRTDILAEAVQLNGKVWADESHVVTGKNTVSVDGGGKVTNVTKTGNSEQVGLDVSQIGGMYANSMYLVGTNDGFGVNNKGILSAQNSITVDSNGKVQNSGTVVSPDMSIKAKGFTQAGKAKLYADSARISADFFTQTGNAVTKNAPVLIARNNLAVATNTIQNTNGSVLKSEGVLQLGKTMDFNGVISGKMDTLINVDATIEAGQHGVILAKSIANKNGGVTLKRATTGTTEHVKNEVAPAGSIKRYQLSEERIYGHDDPIPQDKVVVHSSENLQLSINGEHHDSWTKYEYDRTRVKEVVDTSKPGRIISGGNLQIEADVLTNDASQISAAGTLTGKMGHYEALNPKGKEYISENGTATGYSRHKQKGWDSTNIREAEYHNDVVQPIDVPVAVYGSNIANSTTGATVDTSVLTSMSQLSTNPNTSYAMETDPNFTNRRTFLSSDYVINRLQLNPMRTQKRLGDGYYEQQLVMQAILRQTGKSRLQAGLTEEEQYRKLMDAGLTIMKSKSMVLGQGLTETEQQQLTEDVVMLVSQSVVLPNGKTETLLVPTLYLAPSTQRVEGAANMQAQSINLQVGTMHNRGSIVADDAITVHGHMIHNDNGLIKGRTTTVVADTDVRNTQGTIEGRDRTTVYAKNDVINEGGTIKQTDEKGKLVVAADRDVINNGVKYEASNSKVVWNSANSRRETVTAVDQGQITAKGDAVVTAGRDVAMQGGKVTSDKDVALVAGRQVNMQSMTANHELEEHRYDKGKSGGGHSQTTETHDLVNEATSVGSSVEGNNVTVAANADVALSGSEILAVDKAQVEGKNVKLDTAAATSTVDHVYKDKKKSLVKRERTDATSVAQVTAVTGSVVSGKEVTIKSGHDVTGQSAKLMGEQGVQVSAAGKVELGADKNVTKEVSTYRHKTSGLMGSGIGFTIGTEKRNIDDTNREEETVRNTIASTKGNVNITANDMVHLTSADVLSKTGTTIEGAAVTLDGNTDTQHMTHDDRYKKSGLTVALGGAIADSITNATRTIKQAGGRDDKRLAALELNEARKQLQDGYEAVDSALHGAKIRDAVTGKVEKVNGKAKRGPKNIDDAVNLSVSIGSTSQKQGQTVDTATYKGGTIISDGDVHLTAHDAKKNGITLTGESVSAQSISLASASDINIEAGKNTVDVKNDYKSSGWSAGASISLTGGGLLDINASAHMARQNGDTHQESYVPTKIKAAELAQLKAKRDTNIIGSTVSGKKVEVDTGRDLHIQSLQDVDNFKEHSKSAGFSVSSKPNFKDPTGSINASVGRIDSKWKSVTQQAGILAGEEGYDINVGNSTTLEGALIKSNAPKAKNKLTTKSLEMKDIQNEAEYTYSNNGIGYNYYGSKKKLEEMKTNDKKGYDKIYNNIGLVPNLGVGSKGKASSTTQSAISDGILTVDGKEIDTKTINTNTENTLHQLDKIFDKKKIEERQELARLFSKNAFEQLHNWQPTTKDGKVAKSIAHGVIGELAARMAGNAPGSGFKATMTNEMLIGEIKKVAKHDPALVQWLSAAVGGVVNKVTGGSVNTGAAVTSYATKWNDESGVKSSLEEAYAAMDRDILDEINKQEYDDLNFLSKSIIKGSQIGKSSDLLASIFGKFSPDYSVAVAFYKHALHGDGEKQYFPLGTGASELISNHSSFITEVKKLSFDMSVGESKVQYFTIETNTNAKAAFGKLKFGVRMTKVSEDKVHVVGQAKDIYNFEWLPDYDNKIGPIPPAELSTEYINKLWSIVKGASKENALIAAANIAYLEQRAGIIKPFKYGIQIDTVI; from the coding sequence ATGAAAATTAAACAGTATACAGCGACTGCATTGTGTGCAGCCCTATTAGTGACAAATTCCGGATTGTGGATTCCGCTAGCAGTAGCTCAATCTATTGTACCAAATAAAGGTGCAATGGGTCCTAATATGGATGAAGCTCGTAATGGAACTCCAATTGTGAATATTAATAAACCAAATGCTAAGGGCTTATCTCACAATCAGTATGATATGTTTAATGTAGATGACAAAGGGGTTATTCTAAATAACTCAAGGAGACCTGTATCTACAGAACTAGCTGGCTATGTGATGGGTAATCCTAACTTGAGAGGTGCTGCAGCTAAGACGATTTTAAATGAAGTAACTGGAACGGGTGCGACTGCAATGAATGGTGCCTTAGAGGTAGCGGGGCGTAAGGCACATGTTATCATTGCTAATCCAAATGGGATTGCTGTTAATAATGGGACATTTATTAATACTAGTGCAGCTACATTAACAACAGGTAATCCTATTATTACTGATGGAAAAATTTCTGGATATGATGTGAAACAAGGTACTGTGACGGTATCGGGACAAGGGCTCGATACATCGCGTACATCACGTACAGATATTTTGGCGGAAGCGGTACAGCTCAACGGAAAGGTATGGGCTGATGAAAGCCATGTTGTAACTGGTAAAAACACAGTATCTGTCGATGGTGGTGGTAAGGTAACTAATGTTACGAAGACCGGTAACTCAGAGCAAGTAGGTCTGGATGTATCTCAAATCGGTGGTATGTATGCGAATAGTATGTACTTAGTAGGTACTAATGATGGCTTTGGTGTAAATAATAAAGGGATACTTTCGGCGCAAAATAGTATCACTGTTGATAGTAATGGTAAGGTGCAAAATAGCGGTACTGTGGTGTCGCCGGATATGAGTATAAAAGCAAAAGGTTTTACACAAGCCGGTAAAGCTAAATTATATGCTGATTCGGCACGTATTTCGGCAGACTTTTTTACACAAACTGGTAATGCTGTTACGAAAAATGCACCGGTACTCATCGCACGTAATAATTTAGCAGTAGCTACTAATACAATACAGAATACAAATGGTAGTGTACTGAAGTCTGAAGGCGTACTACAACTTGGAAAGACGATGGATTTTAACGGCGTTATATCCGGTAAAATGGATACATTAATTAATGTGGATGCTACTATTGAGGCTGGTCAACATGGTGTGATTCTCGCCAAATCCATTGCTAATAAAAATGGTGGCGTTACGTTGAAACGGGCTACTACAGGAACTACGGAGCATGTTAAAAATGAAGTGGCACCAGCAGGTAGTATCAAGCGGTACCAGCTTTCTGAGGAACGCATTTATGGGCACGATGATCCGATTCCACAAGATAAGGTTGTAGTTCACTCTTCTGAAAATTTACAATTATCTATTAATGGAGAGCATCACGATAGTTGGACTAAATATGAATATGACCGTACACGAGTAAAAGAAGTAGTAGATACCTCTAAACCAGGGCGTATTATTTCGGGTGGTAACTTACAGATTGAAGCGGATGTTCTGACTAATGATGCTAGCCAAATTAGTGCAGCGGGCACTTTGACTGGTAAAATGGGTCATTATGAAGCGCTTAATCCGAAAGGAAAAGAATATATTAGTGAAAATGGAACTGCTACCGGTTATAGTCGCCATAAACAAAAAGGTTGGGACTCTACGAATATTCGCGAGGCAGAGTACCATAATGATGTAGTTCAACCGATAGATGTGCCGGTAGCTGTGTATGGTAGCAATATAGCGAACAGCACAACAGGTGCTACGGTAGATACGTCGGTATTGACGTCTATGAGTCAGTTATCTACCAATCCAAACACATCCTATGCGATGGAAACAGATCCGAATTTTACCAATCGAAGAACCTTTTTATCCTCTGATTATGTTATCAATCGTTTACAACTCAACCCTATGCGTACACAAAAACGATTAGGAGATGGTTATTACGAACAACAATTGGTGATGCAGGCTATTTTACGTCAAACAGGAAAAAGTAGACTACAAGCGGGATTAACAGAGGAGGAGCAGTATCGTAAGTTGATGGATGCAGGCCTCACTATAATGAAGTCTAAGTCTATGGTACTTGGACAAGGATTAACTGAAACGGAACAACAACAGTTAACAGAAGATGTAGTGATGCTTGTTAGTCAATCAGTAGTATTACCAAATGGCAAGACTGAAACTTTACTTGTACCGACATTATATTTGGCACCATCTACACAGCGTGTTGAGGGCGCAGCGAATATGCAGGCTCAATCGATTAATTTACAAGTGGGTACGATGCATAATCGCGGTAGCATAGTGGCGGATGATGCGATAACTGTACATGGTCATATGATACACAATGATAACGGACTGATTAAAGGTCGCACAACAACAGTGGTGGCGGATACCGATGTTCGTAATACACAAGGCACGATAGAAGGGCGTGACCGTACAACTGTATATGCTAAGAATGATGTGATAAATGAGGGCGGTACGATTAAGCAAACCGATGAAAAAGGAAAGCTTGTCGTGGCGGCAGATCGTGATGTTATCAATAACGGCGTCAAGTACGAAGCTAGCAATAGTAAGGTTGTATGGAACAGTGCCAATAGCCGTCGTGAAACGGTAACTGCTGTAGATCAAGGTCAAATTACGGCGAAAGGCGATGCTGTAGTTACAGCAGGTCGTGATGTTGCTATGCAGGGTGGTAAAGTGACTTCCGATAAGGATGTTGCTCTAGTAGCTGGACGTCAGGTAAACATGCAGTCTATGACAGCGAATCATGAATTAGAGGAACATCGCTATGACAAAGGAAAATCCGGTGGCGGTCATTCTCAGACTACAGAAACACATGATTTAGTGAATGAAGCAACCTCTGTAGGCAGCAGTGTGGAAGGTAACAATGTAACTGTGGCTGCTAATGCTGATGTAGCACTTAGTGGTAGTGAAATCCTGGCTGTTGATAAGGCACAGGTGGAAGGTAAGAATGTAAAACTTGATACTGCAGCGGCTACAAGTACTGTTGACCATGTGTATAAGGACAAGAAGAAAAGTTTAGTTAAACGGGAACGTACAGATGCAACCAGTGTGGCACAAGTGACTGCTGTAACAGGTTCTGTTGTGAGTGGTAAAGAAGTTACGATTAAATCTGGTCATGATGTGACGGGACAATCCGCTAAACTGATGGGGGAACAAGGCGTTCAAGTGTCAGCAGCTGGCAAGGTTGAACTCGGTGCGGATAAGAATGTAACGAAAGAAGTGAGTACATATCGTCATAAGACTTCAGGTTTAATGGGAAGTGGTATCGGATTTACTATTGGTACAGAAAAACGAAATATAGATGATACCAATCGTGAAGAGGAAACCGTACGTAATACTATTGCTAGTACGAAGGGCAATGTAAATATTACGGCAAATGATATGGTACATCTTACTAGTGCCGATGTATTAAGTAAAACCGGTACTACAATTGAGGGCGCTGCAGTGACCCTTGATGGTAATACTGATACACAACATATGACACATGATGATCGCTATAAAAAGTCCGGTTTAACAGTGGCATTAGGTGGTGCTATAGCTGATAGTATAACGAATGCAACGCGAACTATTAAACAAGCTGGTGGCCGTGATGATAAACGTTTGGCAGCACTTGAACTTAATGAAGCTCGGAAACAGTTACAAGATGGATATGAAGCTGTAGATAGTGCTTTACATGGAGCTAAAATACGAGATGCAGTGACTGGTAAAGTTGAAAAAGTAAATGGTAAAGCTAAACGAGGTCCTAAAAATATTGATGATGCTGTTAATTTATCTGTATCAATTGGTAGTACATCACAGAAACAAGGTCAAACAGTAGATACTGCGACTTATAAAGGTGGTACTATTATTAGTGACGGCGATGTTCATCTAACGGCTCATGATGCTAAGAAAAATGGTATTACTCTTACTGGTGAAAGCGTATCTGCTCAATCTATTAGTTTGGCTAGCGCTAGCGATATTAATATAGAGGCTGGTAAGAATACAGTAGATGTGAAAAATGACTATAAGAGTTCTGGCTGGAGTGCAGGCGCGAGTATTAGTTTAACTGGTGGTGGACTTCTCGATATTAATGCGAGTGCTCATATGGCACGACAAAATGGAGATACTCATCAAGAAAGCTATGTGCCAACAAAAATAAAAGCTGCTGAACTAGCACAACTTAAAGCAAAACGAGATACGAATATTATTGGCTCTACTGTATCTGGTAAAAAAGTTGAAGTAGATACAGGTCGTGATTTACATATTCAAAGTTTGCAAGATGTAGATAACTTTAAAGAACATAGTAAGTCCGCTGGATTCTCTGTATCCTCGAAACCTAATTTCAAAGATCCAACTGGCAGTATAAATGCTAGTGTAGGACGAATTGATAGCAAATGGAAAAGCGTAACTCAACAAGCTGGTATTCTTGCTGGAGAAGAAGGCTATGACATTAATGTAGGTAACAGTACTACATTAGAAGGTGCTCTAATTAAAAGTAACGCTCCGAAAGCTAAGAATAAATTGACTACAAAATCTCTAGAGATGAAAGATATCCAAAACGAAGCTGAATATACATATAGTAACAATGGTATTGGCTATAACTACTATGGTAGTAAAAAGAAACTCGAAGAGATGAAGACCAATGATAAAAAAGGCTATGATAAAATTTATAACAATATCGGTCTAGTTCCAAACTTAGGTGTAGGCTCTAAAGGTAAAGCAAGCTCTACTACTCAATCTGCTATCTCTGATGGTATACTAACTGTAGATGGTAAAGAAATTGATACTAAGACCATTAATACGAATACCGAAAATACATTGCATCAATTAGATAAGATTTTTGATAAAAAGAAAATTGAAGAACGTCAAGAATTAGCTCGTTTGTTCTCTAAAAATGCATTTGAGCAACTACATAATTGGCAACCAACAACTAAGGATGGCAAAGTCGCTAAGTCCATTGCTCATGGTGTAATAGGTGAGTTGGCAGCTCGTATGGCTGGTAATGCACCGGGTAGTGGTTTTAAAGCTACTATGACGAATGAGATGTTGATTGGTGAAATTAAGAAAGTAGCTAAACATGATCCAGCATTAGTACAATGGTTGAGTGCTGCTGTAGGTGGTGTGGTTAATAAAGTAACTGGCGGATCAGTAAATACTGGTGCAGCAGTGACATCTTATGCCACTAAATGGAATGATGAATCTGGTGTAAAAAGTTCTTTAGAAGAAGCTTATGCTGCTATGGATAGAGATATATTAGATGAAATAAATAAGCAAGAATACGATGACCTTAATTTTTTATCTAAGTCAATAATTAAAGGCTCTCAGATTGGAAAAAGTTCTGATTTGTTAGCTTCTATATTTGGCAAATTCTCTCCTGACTATAGTGTAGCTGTGGCTTTTTACAAACATGCATTACATGGAGATGGGGAGAAACAATATTTTCCGCTAGGTACAGGGGCATCTGAATTAATAAGTAACCACTCTTCATTTATTACAGAAGTGAAAAAACTTAGTTTTGATATGTCGGTTGGTGAAAGTAAAGTACAATACTTTACCATTGAGACAAATACTAATGCTAAAGCTGCATTCGGAAAATTAAAGTTTGGTGTTAGAATGACAAAAGTTTCTGAAGATAAAGTTCATGTGGTTGGGCAAGCAAAAGATATATATAATTTTGAATGGCTTCCTGATTACGATAATAAAATCGGACCTATTCCTCCGGCAGAGCTTTCTACTGAGTATATAAATAAGTTGTGGTCTATAGTGAAAGGTGCATCTAAGGAGAATGCATTAATTGCTGCGGCTAATATTGCATATTTAGAACAGAGAGCTGGAATTATAAAGCCTTTTAAATATGGAATTCAAATTGATACTGTTATTTAA
- a CDS encoding ShlB/FhaC/HecB family hemolysin secretion/activation protein, which yields MKVVSIAAGCVGLVGVMCATTTLAADVPSSFIQQEAARADASLRQRAEAPMARAALSRSESSYDNLNGAPMDALPQEAVSFPIDQIVITSSEPAFKKYRNRLKIYNHNNIGAEGIAVLQKQLQEQILADGYVTSQVVVPNQDLQSGILTFEILPGYVEDIILTNPKARTNWRSAFPVRPGYVLRRQALEQGIDQMRNVPGQDVKLSIEPGTKPLHSIVKLTVEQKGFVHGSLLLDNAGYESTGKYQGTMYVSFSQLAGLNDTLSTSITKDIGHHGDGHGSKQYAVNYAVPDGNRMYRLSTYQYSYHQLVFMPEAFRSSGNTRGVEFSVEQVLNRTSRSKTAAVAKVIHKTRHSYIDDIEIGVQEQHTTALELGLSHRQYSGNTMSDIYLFYRQGIRGLGAMVRSWEGLADNPTTLYKMAGLEGEIQSGVRIGHKQGVYTMRFRSQFTNQRLFGTDQFSIGGRYSVRGFNGEETLRGDSGYYIQNEWALPFRRQRITPYIGVDIGHVWGPSTATQIGNTLVGGVIGVRGNIGDAFRYDVSWGKPIKKPDGFVTDTSVWAFRSAYQF from the coding sequence ATGAAAGTAGTATCAATCGCTGCCGGTTGTGTGGGCTTAGTTGGCGTTATGTGTGCAACGACAACTTTGGCAGCGGATGTACCTTCCTCATTTATTCAACAAGAAGCGGCTCGAGCCGATGCTTCTTTGCGTCAACGCGCGGAGGCACCGATGGCAAGGGCCGCTTTGTCGCGTTCAGAATCAAGTTATGACAATTTAAATGGCGCACCTATGGATGCATTACCACAAGAAGCAGTGTCATTTCCAATTGATCAGATTGTGATTACGTCATCAGAACCAGCCTTTAAGAAGTATAGGAATCGACTGAAAATATATAATCATAACAACATTGGGGCAGAGGGGATTGCTGTTTTACAAAAGCAATTACAAGAGCAAATTCTTGCTGATGGATATGTAACGAGTCAAGTGGTAGTACCAAATCAAGATTTGCAATCAGGTATACTGACTTTTGAGATTTTACCAGGTTATGTAGAGGATATTATTCTTACGAATCCGAAAGCTCGCACGAATTGGCGAAGTGCATTTCCTGTTCGTCCCGGATATGTACTGCGTAGACAAGCATTAGAACAAGGTATAGACCAGATGCGAAATGTACCGGGGCAAGATGTGAAGCTTAGTATTGAGCCGGGAACAAAACCCCTTCATTCAATAGTGAAATTAACGGTAGAACAAAAAGGTTTTGTACATGGATCTTTGTTGTTGGATAATGCTGGTTATGAATCCACAGGGAAGTATCAAGGTACTATGTATGTGTCATTTAGTCAATTGGCAGGTCTTAATGATACCTTGTCGACTAGTATTACTAAAGATATTGGGCATCATGGTGATGGTCATGGATCGAAGCAGTATGCCGTAAATTATGCAGTGCCTGATGGAAATCGGATGTATCGTTTATCTACATATCAATATAGTTATCATCAATTGGTATTTATGCCAGAAGCGTTCCGTTCTTCAGGGAATACTCGAGGAGTTGAGTTTTCTGTAGAGCAAGTGTTGAATCGGACGAGTCGTTCTAAGACAGCCGCTGTCGCTAAAGTGATTCATAAGACACGCCATAGTTATATTGATGATATAGAAATTGGTGTACAGGAGCAACATACCACTGCATTGGAGCTAGGATTATCTCATCGTCAATATAGTGGGAATACTATGTCCGATATATACCTCTTTTATCGTCAAGGTATACGAGGTCTAGGTGCTATGGTACGCAGTTGGGAAGGTTTGGCAGATAATCCAACTACGTTATATAAAATGGCGGGACTAGAAGGTGAAATTCAAAGCGGTGTACGCATCGGTCATAAACAAGGTGTGTATACGATGCGTTTTAGAAGCCAATTTACCAATCAACGTCTGTTCGGAACCGATCAATTTAGTATCGGTGGACGTTATTCCGTACGTGGCTTCAATGGGGAAGAAACATTACGTGGTGACTCCGGTTACTACATTCAAAATGAATGGGCCTTACCGTTCAGACGACAACGAATAACTCCGTATATAGGTGTAGATATAGGTCATGTATGGGGACCATCCACAGCGACACAAATCGGTAATACATTAGTAGGTGGGGTTATCGGTGTTCGTGGTAATATCGGCGATGCGTTTCGCTATGATGTGTCATGGGGGAAACCAATTAAGAAACCTGACGGATTTGTAACGGATACAAGTGTTTGGGCGTTTAGATCTGCTTACCAATTTTAA
- a CDS encoding immunity protein YezG family protein — protein MDRYIKKIRDILIDCMPIHWYKCYLFFECTESGMSSACYNVKTPSGSIITDGDLLYNCNDEKVKSIKAGTSEILTYVRLLHEASTEQWTWGTMYISRDDYEPHCEFHNDPVTDDCWLQNRYKWEYQNFGVLAREDEFEPDIYKEMLKGPRGILLLEDMESSVLAKNYTAIDKAFKLKHKSLESELEKHYNKVAKNIYKLMPLNWHRAKLHFDMNVNNPFVELWVYKTEDDSCITKYVENNDEEPAIISEIMYDLKNEVVAMIETFKFYNQNPFSGLVYTLTSNGEVSLALTYGDK, from the coding sequence ATGGATAGATATATTAAGAAAATAAGAGATATACTTATTGATTGTATGCCAATACATTGGTATAAGTGTTATTTGTTTTTTGAATGTACAGAATCAGGCATGAGTTCAGCCTGTTACAATGTTAAGACCCCTTCCGGTTCTATTATTACTGATGGTGATTTGCTATATAATTGTAATGATGAAAAAGTAAAATCTATAAAAGCTGGGACTAGTGAGATTTTGACGTATGTACGTTTACTTCATGAAGCTTCTACAGAACAATGGACGTGGGGAACAATGTATATTTCACGCGATGATTATGAGCCCCATTGTGAATTTCATAATGATCCTGTAACTGACGATTGTTGGCTTCAAAATAGATATAAGTGGGAATATCAGAATTTTGGTGTTCTAGCTAGAGAAGATGAATTTGAGCCGGATATATATAAAGAAATGCTAAAAGGTCCACGAGGTATTTTATTATTGGAAGATATGGAGTCTAGTGTATTAGCAAAAAATTATACTGCCATTGATAAGGCGTTTAAGTTAAAGCATAAAAGCTTAGAATCGGAACTTGAAAAACATTATAATAAAGTGGCCAAAAATATATATAAATTAATGCCTCTAAATTGGCATCGTGCTAAATTACACTTTGATATGAATGTTAATAATCCCTTTGTAGAGCTTTGGGTTTATAAAACTGAGGATGACTCATGTATTACAAAGTATGTGGAAAATAATGATGAAGAGCCTGCTATTATTTCGGAAATTATGTATGATTTAAAAAATGAAGTTGTAGCGATGATTGAGACTTTTAAATTCTATAATCAAAACCCATTCTCTGGTTTAGTATATACATTAACCTCTAATGGTGAGGTATCTTTAGCGCTAACTTATGGAGATAAATAA